CCCCCAGCGCGCCGGTCGGCACGATCGACCTCGCGGTCACTGGCATGACGTGCGCGTCGTGCGTCGCGCGGGTCGAGAAGCGCCTGAACCAGGTGCCCGGCGCGAACGCGACCGTGAACCTCGCGCTCGAGACGGCGCACGTCGAGCTCACCGTCCCGACCGACGAGGAGTCGCTGCTCGCGGCCGTCCGCAAGGCCGGCTACGACGCGCGCGTCACCGGTCGACACGGATCGGCCGCAGCGGCGCCCGGGCCCGCGGCGGCCGACGCAGGTCCGCACACCGCGGGTCCGCACACCGCGGGTCCGCGCACCGCAGAGCACGACGCCGACGCCACCGCGCCGACCGCAGCGCACGACGGCGCCCACGGCATGGACCCCGTCGAGCACGCTCTGTCCGGGCACTCGATGGCGCCCGGACACGACATGGAGCCCGACGAGGACACATCGGCGCCCACCGCCGACCGCGGCTCGGTGCTCCGCACCCGCCTGCACGTGGCGGCGGTGCTGTCGGTCCCGGTGCTGCTGCTGTCGATGATCCCGGCGCTGCAGTTCACCGGCTGGCAGTGGGTCGTGGCGGCGCTCGCGCTGCCCGTCGCCACGTGGGCCGCGTGGCCGTTCCACCGCGCCGCCTTCCGGGCCGCGCGGCACGGGGCCTCGACGATGGACACGCTGGTGTCGATCGGCATCATCGCGGCCACCGGCTGGTCGCTGTGGGCCCTGCTGCTCGGCGGGGCCGGCGAGCTCGGCGTCACCATGACGCCGACCCTGTGGCCCGCCGCCTCGACGGACGGCATGGAGATGGCCGTCCCCGAGCTGTACTTCGAGGTGGCCGCCGTGGTCACCACGTTCCTGCTCGCCGGCCGCTACGCCGAGCACCGCTCCCGGCGCCGTGCCGGGGACGCCCTCCGGGCACTGCTCGACCTGGGCGCGAAGGACGTCGCGGTGCTGGTCACCGGGCCCGACGGGGAGAGCGTCGAGCAGAGGGTCCCGATCGACCGCCTGCGCGTGGGCGACGAGTTCGTGGTGCGCCCCGGGGAGAAGATCGCCACCGACGGGACGGTCGTCACCGGCACGAGCGCCATCGACGCCTCGCTGCTGACCGGCGAGCCGGTGCCCGTGGACGTCGCCCCCGGCGACGACGTGACCGGAGCGACGATGAACACCTCCGGGAACCTCGTGGTGCGGGCCACCCGCGTCGGCGAGGAGACCCGGCTCGCGCAGATCGGCCGCCTGGTCGCCGCCGCGCAGACCGGCAAGGCGCCCGTGCAGCGGCTCGCCGACCGGATCTCGGCGGTGTTCGTGCCGATCGTGCTGGTGCTCGCCATCGCCACGCTCGTCACGTGGCTCGTCACAGGCGGCGGCGCGCAGGCCGCGTTCACCGCGGCCGTGGCTGTCCTGATCATCGCGTGCCCCTGCGCCCTGGGCCTCGCGACGCCCACCGCCCTGCTGGTGGGCACCGGCCGCGGCGCCCAGCTGGGCATCCTCATCAAGGGCCCGCAGGTGCTCGAGCAGACCCGCGCGGTCGACACGGTGGTGCTGGACAAGACCGGCACCGTCACCGAGGGCCGGATGACGCTCGTGGACGTGCTGGCGCCCGACGGGTCGGACGACGAGGCGGCGGACGAGGTGCTGCGGCTCGCGGGCGCCGTCGAGGCGCTGTCCGAGCACCCCATCGCGCGCGCCATCGCCGACGCGGCGGCCGAGCTCGCCGCGGCACGCCGCGCCCGCGTCCCGGCGGGTGTCGGCGAGGACGGGGTCGTCATCGGCTCCGACCAGGTGCACGACTTCCGCAACGAGGCCGGGCACGGGGTCGCCGGCGTGGTCCGGGTCGCCCATGACGGCCTGGGCCTGGCTCGTCGCGTGCTGGTGGGCCGGCCCCGCTGGCTCGCTCAGCAGGGGATCCGCACCGACGACCTCGACGCCCCGTTTCAGGCGGCCGAGGCTGACGGCGCCACCGCCGTGATGGCGGCGTGGGACGGCCGGGCGCGGGGGGTCCTCGTGCTCCGCGACCCGGTCAAGGCCACGTCGAAGCAGGCAGTCGCCGAGCTGCGCGCCCTGGGCCTGCGGCCCGTGCTGCTGACCGGCGACAACCTGGGCGCGGCACGCGTCGCAGCCCACGCGGTCGGCATCCCCGACGGGGACGTGATCGCCGAGGTGCTGCCCGAGGAGAAGGTGCAGACCGTCGAGCGCCTGCAGGCGCTGGGCGCCCGCGTGGCGATGGTCGGCGACGGCGTGAACGACGCCGCCGCCCTCGCCACCGCCGACCTGGGCCTGGCGATGGGCACCGGAACCGACGTGGCCATCGAGGCCGCCGACCTCACCCTCGTGCGCGGCGACCTGCGCTCGGTGCCCGAGGCCATCCGGCTCTCCCGCCGCACCCTGCGGATCATCAAGCAGAACCTGTTCTGGGCGTTCGCCTACAACGTCGCGGCCATCCCGCTCGCCGCGCTGGGCCTGCTCAACCCGATGATCGCGGGCGCCGCGATGGCGTTCTCCTCGGTGCTCGTGGTGACCAACTCGCTGCGGCTGCGCACGTTCCACTAGGCACCGCCGCTGCGAGGCGCCGGCCCCCGTCGCTCCACCCCGGAGCGGCGGGGGTCACGCGCGTCCCGTGCCCAGCGGCCGCGCGCGCCACACCACGTCGAGCGCCGGGTGTCCGGAGGCACTTGGCTCCACCCTCTCCACGGTGAAACCCTCACGCTCGTAGAACGCCCCCGCGCGCACGTTGGCCGCGAAGTGCTCGACGCACACACGGTCCGCATCCGAGGGCATCTGCCGGATCAGCGCCTCGACGAGCCGAGGACCCCACCCGCAGCCCAGGCGCCCGGGATCCACGTAAAGCTTGTAGATCACCTGGTCGGCGCCGCTCCGACCCCGCTGCCCGACGCCCACCACCCGGCCCTCGTCCTCCCCGACGACGACCAGGCCGCCGTTCACGGCAGCATCGATCTGCTCCTCGTTCCACCACAGGCGCACCTGCGCGTCAGCGGCCTCCGCGCCGATCAGCGGCGTGTAGTGCGGGCGGATGTGAGCCTCGCCGAACTGGCAGATCGCGGCGACGTCGCCGATCCCGGCATCCCGCACGAGCCCTCCGACTCCTCCCACTACGCCCCCTCGCCACAGGTCCGTCCGGTCCCTCAGCAGGCTAGGCCAGCAGGGCGCGACGCCCAGGACGACGGCCGGCACGCGCCCTCCTGGTCGATCAGCGGCGAGCGGGTGTCGGAGGCGGGCGAGACGATGGGGGTGCGCCGCTGGCGTTCGGCCGGCGGCCAGTCGGCAGGGGGTCGATGAGATGGACTTCAGGCTCGAGCTCGTGTTCGTCCCGGTCAGCGACGTGGACCGGGCCAAGGCGTTCTACGCCGACAAGGTCGGTTTCGTGGTCGATCAAGACCAGAAGGTCTCCGACGACCTGCGCTTCGTGCAGCTCACCCCGCCCGGATCGGCCTGCTCGATCTCGATCGGCGTCGGCCTCTCAGACGCCGCGCCGGGGTCGACCAGGGGCCTGCAGGTGGTGGTCGACGACGCCGACTCTGCCCGGGAGTTCCTGCTCGCCCACGGCGTCGACGCCCCGCCCGTGGAGGAGTTCCCGTGGGGCCGCTTCACCGGGTTCAGCGACCCCGACGGCAACCAGTGGGCCGTCCAGCAGCTGCCGCCCCGATGAGCCGCTCGCCACTGCATCAGGCCGACCGCGCGGTCAGTGGAAGCGGCGCCCTTCGTCGCGGCGGTAGGCCATGACCGCCAGTGCCGCGAAGACCGCCGCCCATCCGGCGAGCACCGGCACGGCCAGGCCATAGGCGGGCACACCGCTCGTCACCTGGACCACCAGGTCGCGGGCGGCGCGGGTGGGAAGCGCGCGGGAGGCGACTTCGAGCCAGGCCGGGAAGATCTGCGGCGGCATGAACAGCCCGCCGGCGAAGGCCAGCGGGAACAGCACGGCCTGCACGACGGCGATGGCCGACTTGGCGCTGAGCGAGTACCCGATGGCGAGGCCGAGCAGCAGGAACACGAACGCCACGACGGGCACCATGCCGAGCCCGCCGAGCAGCTCGCCAGCGCTCAACGAGGCCTGGGTGAACAGTGCCGCGATGAGGACGAGCGGCACCAGGGCGAGGAAGCACCACACGATGCCGTTGAGCACCCGGCCGGCCATCCGTGGCCCGACCCCGGCGGGCAACGTGCGAACAAACGGGTCGAAGGGCAGGGCGCGGTCTTCCGCGACGCCCGCCCCGAAGCTGAACATGCACGCCGAGATGACGGCGAACGTGCCGAGCTGCGACACCGCGGCGGTGGCCGCGACAGGGTCCTGGGCGACCGCCTGCTGCGGCACCACGAAGAAGAACATGGCCAGTGCCGGGAACAGGAGGTTGCCGATCACCGCGATGGGCACCCGCACGGTCTCCAGGAACTGGTAGCGGCCGTGCAGCATCGCCAGGCTGGCCCACGAGCGCAGGGCGCCCGGCTCCGACGGGAGTGCGACGGGCTCGGGGACGGCGCGGGCGGTCATCGGGGGTTCTCCTCGTTCGCGCGGCGGGCGCCCTGGCGGCGGTCCGCGGTGCGGCGGTCCGGGTCTCGACCGGCTGCGGCGCGGCGGCGCTCTGACCTGCGGCGCTCGGCCGCGGAGCGCTCGGCGAACAGCGGCAGCCCGTCGTCGGCGACGGGGTCGGGGGCGGTGGGCTCGGCGCTGGTGAGCGCCAGGAACGCCTCCTCGAGCGACGCGCCACGGACCTCCAGCCCGCTGAACGGGACGTCGGCCCGGACCAGCTCGCGGACCACCCGATCGGCGTCGGCGGCCAGCAGCGTCCACCGCTCCGCCTCGTGCCGCACGCCCACGACGCCGGGCAGCGCCGCCAGCGCGGCGGCCTCGGCGCCCGGGGCGGACAGCACCACGCGACGCACCGCGACGAGGTCGAGCACCGCGGCCAGCGAGTCGTCGGCCAGCACCCGGCCATCGCCGATCACGACGACCCGCTGGGCCAGCGCCTCGATCTCCTCCAAGTAGTGGCTGGTGAGCAGGATGGTGGCGCCGTCGGCGTGGTAGTCCAGCAACGCTTGCCACAGGATGTGCCGGGCCTCGACGTCGAGGCCCGTGGTGGGCTCGTCAAGGAGCACCACGCGGGGGCGCCCCACCAGCGCGAGCGCCACGGCGAGCCGGCGTTTCTGCCCGCCGGACAGCCCCCCGGTCTGGCGCGCGGCGAGCCCTTCCAGGCCGAACCGCTCGAGCAGCTCGCCACGGGGCATGGGGTCCGGATAGTGGCCGCCCACGAAGTCGACGACCTCGCGCACCTTGAGCGAGTCCGGCAGCCCGGTCTCCTGCGGGGTGGTGCCCAGGCCGATCCGCGCCGCGGCGTCGCGAGGGTCCTGCCCGCACAGCGTGACGGTTCCGGAGTCGGGGCGGCGCAGGCCGCTGACGAGGCTGAGCAGGGTGGTCTTGCCGGCGCCGTTGGGGCCGAGCAGGCCCACGAGCTCCCCGGCGCCCACCTCGAGTGTCACGTCGTCGAGGGCCAGGACGTCGCCGAACCGGCGCGTCACGCCGTCGAACTGGATCACAGCGGCGCTCATGACGGCCCTCCCAGCAGCTGCGCGAGCGAGCGACGGTAGCGCTCGAAGGCGAGCCGGCCGGTGGTGGTCAGCTCGAGGTAGGTCACGGGCGTGCGGCCCTTGTGGGTCTTGGTGACGGCTACGTACTCAGCCTCCTCGAGCTTGCGCGCGTGCGTCGAGAGGTTGCCGGCGGTCATGTCGAGCAGCTCCTGCAGCCGGGTGAAGGCGATGCGGTCCCCGGCGGGGAGCGCGGCCAGGGTGGCGACGACGCGGAGGCGGGCCTGTGCGTGGATGACGGGGTCGAGCTCGACGTCGGTCATGCCGTGCGGGCCGCCGATCCGGCCATTCGGCCCCGGCGGGCCTGCCGCCGCGCGTGCTCGATCCCGGCGCCCACGAGGAAGCCTCCGCCGCCCGCGAGCGCCATGACCAGGAACGTGAGGGGCAGGCCCACCGAGCTGGCGACCGCGGCGACGACGAGGATCCACACGCCGAGCCAGAAGAGGGCGGGCTCCTGGTCCATGGCGCCGCCCGCCATGTAGAGCAGGCCCACGATCAGGCACGCGAGGCCGTTGGACGCGAGCGCGACGAGCTCGTGGGAGGCGCCGGCGTTGACGAAGGCCCCGATGAGCGCGCCCTGGAGCAGGAAGCCGAGCCCCCAGGCCCAGCCGTACATGGCCCCGGCGGTGACGCTGGGGCCATGCATCCCGGCGGCGCGGCGCACCGAGTGCACGATGGTGAAGACGACCGCGGAGCTGATGCACAGCCCGAAGACGATGAACGCGCCGCTCGGCGGGCGGTACACATCGAGGTCCTTGACGGCGAGCCACAGCGCTCCGTAGCCGATCAGCCAGGCGGCGCCCCAGACGAGGAAGAGCAGCCGGCCGTCCGGGGTGGCCCCGGCGCGGACCCGCTCCTGCTGCGAGGCGATGATGGCCAGTCCGTCGGCCGGCGCGGGGGGCGCGTCCTCGATGTCGTGCGCGTGCTGCTGCATGGCGGGCCTCTTCTCGTGGGCTTTGTATCGCAAAGTACTTTGCCTTGCCCCATGGCGCAACCGTCGCCATCCCTCGCACCTCCGAGCCGACCCACCGGCGCCCGTCTACCCTCGGGGAGGTGAGCACCCCCGGGACAACGCCCGCCCCCGGCCTGGCAGCCATGCGGCGCCGGGTCACCGCCGAGGTCTGGATCGTCCTCGGCCTCTCGCTCGGCCAGTCCGCCGTGTACGCCCTGGTCAACATCGTCGCCCGCCTCACCGCCGACGCGCCGCTGTCCAGCCAGTCCACGACCCTCAACCCGAGCCGCTCGCCACGGCCCTACCTGGACCTCACCTACCAGCTGCTCAACATCGGGTTCGCGCTGCTGCCGGTCGCCCTCGCGCTCTACCTGCTGTCCGCCAACGGGCGCAGCGCGGTGCGCCGCATCGGCCTCGACCTCGTGCGCCCGTGGCGCGATCTCGCCACCGGGGTCGGGCTCGCCGCGCTCATCGGGATTCCCGGGCTGGGGCTGTACGTGCTGGGGCGAGCCATCGGCATCACCGTGGAGGTGCAGGCCTCGGCGCTGAACGCCGCATGGTGGACGATCCCCGTCCTCATCCTCTCCGCGCTGCAGAACGCGCTCCTCGAAGAGGTGATCGCGGTCGGCTATCTCACGGAGCGGCTGCGCGACCTGCGCTGGGGCGCCCTGCCGATCGTCACCGCGAGCGCCCTGCTGCGCGGCTCCTACCACCTCTACCAAGGCATCGGGCCGTTCGTCGGCAACGTGGTGATGGGCGTCGTCTTCGCCGAGTACTACCGCCGACGGCGCCGGGTGATGCCGCTGGTGGTGGCGCACACGCTGCTCGACATCGTCGCGTTCGTCGGGTACGCACTGCTGCCCGTCGAGGTCCGCGAGGCGCTCGGCATCCGGTGACACGGCGCCCGGAGACGGGGGTTACGCGAAGAACCTCGCGGTTCGCTGTCGGCTGATGAGCGGATGGCGACGGGTGTTCTCCAGGCTGGCCGGGGATCTGATCCCTAGACTCGCCGGTATGCCTGACACGCCGAGCGGAGCCCTCGGCGTCAGCCATACCCCGGAGGCGGAGGACGAGCAGGCGCAGTCCCGGCCGTCCGAGCAGCAGACCGAGGTCATCGACGGCGTCGAGATCTCCGACACCCCCACCGTGCGGGTGCACCACCCGGGCGACCTCGTCGGGGTGGTCACGTCCGCCCTGGGCGCCGTGCTGCTCATGGTGCTGGCCACGTACGCGCAGAACACCACGACGGGTGTCGCCGAGGACGTGCAGGGCTTCGCCTCCGTGCTGCGCAGCATCCTCATCGTCCCCGTGGCCGTGCTCGAGGGGATCGTCACCCTCGTCGTCCCGGTCGCGGTGCTCACCGAGCTCGCGGTGCGGCGGCTCGGGCGCCAGGTGCTCGAGGCGCTGGGCGCGGGGATCGCCGCGCTGCTGCTGTGCTCCGCCATGGAATGGGCGCTCACCACGTTCGGCACCTCCGACCTCGTCGACGGGCTCTCCGTGCGGGTGGGCGGCGACTGGACGCTGACCGTGCCGGGCTACGTCGCGCTGCTGGCAGGGCTGCTCACCACCGCGGGGCCGCGCGGACGGCGCAAGACCATCCGCTGGTCCTGGAACCTGCTGTGGGTGGCCATCGGCGTCGTCGTCATCACCGGCCAGGTGTCGCTGCCCGGGGTGATGATCGCGCTGCTGGTGGGGCGCGTCGCCGGACTGGGCATGCGCTACCTCGCCGGCGTGCAGTCCGAGCGGGCCTACGGCGCCGGGCTCATCGCCGGCATCCGACGCGTCGGGTTCGACCCCGAGCGGGTGATCCGGGTCCCCGAGCCCGAGCCGGGCGAGGAGCGGCAGCGCATCGCCGCCGACGCCTACACCCGCAACGCAGAGCACCGGCTCTACTCGCTCACCACCACCGACGGCAGGCTGCTGGACGTGCTCGCCTTCGACGGCGACCGACAGGTCGTCGGCAGCCTCTCGCGGCTGTGGCGCTCGCTGCGCCTGCGCGGGATCGACGGCCGCTCCGTGGTGTCCATGCGCCAGGCCGCCGAGCGGTCCGCGCTGCTCTCGTACGCCGCGCGCTCGGCCGGGGTCCGGACCCCCCAGCTGCTCCGCATCGCCGAGGCGCAGGACTCGATGCTGCTGATCCAGGAGCACCTCCCCTCGGCGGCGCCGCTCGCGGACCTCAAGCCCGACGAGATCACCGACGAGGTGCTCGAGGCGATCTGGTCGCAGCTGCGGGCCGCGCACGCCGCCGGCCTGGCGCACCGCGCGCTGACGAGCGACTCGATCCTGGTCGACAGCCTGCTGGGCCAGCCCGTCGTGTGGCTGGTGGGCTGGGAGACCGGGGACGTCGCCTCGTCCGAGCTGGCCCGCCGGATGGACGTCACCCAGGTGATCGCGCTGCTCGCGCTCCGGGTCGGCGCCTCCCGGGCGGTGCAGTCCGCCGTGGCGGTCCTGCCCGACGCGGAGATCGCCGCCGTGGGCCCGCTGCTGCAGACCATCGCGCTGCCACGCCAGACCCGCGAGGAGATGCGGCAGCACAAGGACGTCATGGCCGAGTTGCGCTCGGCGCTGGTCAAGCGCCTGCCCGAGGCGGACGTCGAGCCCACCCAACTCGTCCGGTTCGGCGCCCGGACGCTGCTCACGATCGTCCTGACGGTCGTGGCCGCGGTGATCGTCCTCACCACCGTCAACGTCAAGGAGATCAGCGACGCCGTCGCCCAGAGCGACTGGCGCTGGAGCATCGTCGCGTTCGGGCTCGGGCTGTTCACCCACTTCGCGGCGGCCCTGGTGTTCGTGGCGTTCTCGCCCGTGCGGCTGTCCATCTGGAAGGCCACGCTCACGCAGACCTCCGCCGCGTTCGTCGCGGTCGCGGCCCCGGCGGGGATCGGCCCAGCGGCGCTCAACCTGCGGATGCTCACCAAGCGCGGGGTGTCGACCACGCTCGCCGCCGCGACGGTGGCCCTCGTCCAGGTCTCGCAGTTCGTGGTGACCATCGTGCTGCTGCTGGTGCTGTCGGTCGCCTCGGGCACCAACCAGGCCGAGCGGTTCAAGGTGCCCCCGCTGGCGCCCGTCATCGGCGCCGTCATCGTGGTGCTGGTGGCGGCGCTGCTGCTGGTGCCGAGCATTCGGCAGTGGGCGATGAGCAAGGTCGTGCCCACGCTGCAGCAGACCTGGCCCCGCCTCATCGAGGTGGTCGGCCAGCCCCGGCGCCTTGCCCTGGCCTTCGCCGGCAACGTGGGCATGACGCTCGGCTACGTGTTCGCCTTCGAGGCCTGCCTCGCGGCCTTCGGCGAGCAGCTCACCCTCATCCAGGTCGCGCTGATCTACCTGGCCGGGAACACGGCCGGCGCCGTCGTCCCGGTGCCCGGCGGCATCGGCACCATCGAGGTGAGCATGATCGCGCTGCTCGCCGGGTCAGGTGTCAACGCCGGTGTGGCGACCTCGGTGGTGCTCTTGTTCCGGGCGCTCACGTACTGGCTGCGGATCCCGATCGGCTGGGTCGCGATGCGGTACATGCAGCGCAAGGGCGAGCTCTAGCCGCGCGCCCGCCCCGGATCGGGCGAGGCCTCTGGATCAGGCGAGCGCTTTGGCCTTGAGCTGGGTGAACTCCGCGTCGTCGATCACCCCGGCGTCGTAGAGCTCCTTGGCATGCTGGATCTCCTGGGCGGGAGACCTGCCCGCGACCTGCCGGATGTACTGGTCCGTCTCAGCCTGAACGTGCTGGGCGGCCTCGGCCTGCCGATGGGCCATGCCCGTGCCGCGGAAGATGATGTACAGCAGCGCGGTCAGGAACGGGAAGACCACCAGCCCGATGATCCACAGCGCCTTCCACCAGCCGCTCAGCCCTCGGTCGCGGAAGATGTCCGCGAGGATCTGGAACAAGATCATGAGGTAGACCACGAACAAGAAGGCCCAGATCGCGATCCACAAGAAGTCCCACACGCTGTCCCACTCCATGACGCCCCCCGACGCTCCCGCTGAGCCAGCCGCAGGAGTCGGTCACGCGGCCCCCCGGACGTGGTCTGACATCTCGATGCTAGGCGCGCGTTCCACGCACGTCCCCTCGAAGCGGGTCATCCTGGGCAGACCCGGGCGGAGGCGCAGATTCCGGGATTGAGGCCAGGCGCGGGGGCGCCAGCAGGGACCGCGTGGGCAGCACCCGGTCGAGGCCGATGATGATCGCCCCGAGCACCCAGAACCCGACGCCGTACAGCGCGACGTTGACCAGCAGGCCTGCGTACCCGTGCACGGCCACGTCGACGAAGCCGTACGGGTACCCGAGCTCGGGGGCGACCGCGCCGCGCACGGTCGTGAACAGGCAGTACGCGAGCGGGTACGCGAGCCACGCGAGGGCCAGCCTCAGGCGCAGCCTGCGGTGGGGGTCGACGAGCACGAAGTCGGCGAGGGCCGCGATCGGGGTCACCACGTGCACCAGGTCGGAGTCCGTCAGGCCCAGAATGAGCTCGGGCTGCGGATCGCCCGGCTCGAGGATGACGGCGTAGACGAGCCCGGCGATGAGGATGAACAGCGTCGCGGCGCCTTTGAGCCAGGCGGGCGGCCCGTCGAGCCTGCTGCTGGTGGCTGGGGGCGCGCCCCGGCGGGTGGCGGCGCGCAACGACCCGACACCGGCCCAGGCCATCACGACCACGAGCAGCAGGTTCGACTGGTTGGTGAAGTAGACGAGCCCGGGCAGGTCGTCGCCCAGCCAGATCTCGCGCACGCCGACGATCCCGATCGCGGCGACGAGCAGGCGGAACACGCCGACGATCAGGTGCATCACGTCACTCCCGGGTGCTGGCCCTGCCGGGGCCGGACCTCGGCGGGCGGGCCGAGGCAGGCGCCAGTTTGCCAGGGGTGCGAGGAGCAGGCCAGGAGCCGCCTGCCGTCAGGCGGGTCCCGGCAGGTAGCTCAGGGGAGCCCGACGTAGTTGCGCTGAGTGGGGACGAAGTCGAGCTGCGCTGCGCCGGCGGAGGCGATCCGCGCCCACGCCTGGAGCCGTCCGGCGCCCGGGCCGGCCTGCTGCTCGATGCGGGTGAGCTCAGCCTCGGCCGAGTCGTAGGGGCCGAGGGGTCCGCGCTGGTCCATGTCCGTGTCCTGTCGTTCGGTAGC
The sequence above is a segment of the Cellulomonas chengniuliangii genome. Coding sequences within it:
- a CDS encoding heavy metal translocating P-type ATPase, giving the protein MTAPSAPVGTIDLAVTGMTCASCVARVEKRLNQVPGANATVNLALETAHVELTVPTDEESLLAAVRKAGYDARVTGRHGSAAAAPGPAAADAGPHTAGPHTAGPRTAEHDADATAPTAAHDGAHGMDPVEHALSGHSMAPGHDMEPDEDTSAPTADRGSVLRTRLHVAAVLSVPVLLLSMIPALQFTGWQWVVAALALPVATWAAWPFHRAAFRAARHGASTMDTLVSIGIIAATGWSLWALLLGGAGELGVTMTPTLWPAASTDGMEMAVPELYFEVAAVVTTFLLAGRYAEHRSRRRAGDALRALLDLGAKDVAVLVTGPDGESVEQRVPIDRLRVGDEFVVRPGEKIATDGTVVTGTSAIDASLLTGEPVPVDVAPGDDVTGATMNTSGNLVVRATRVGEETRLAQIGRLVAAAQTGKAPVQRLADRISAVFVPIVLVLAIATLVTWLVTGGGAQAAFTAAVAVLIIACPCALGLATPTALLVGTGRGAQLGILIKGPQVLEQTRAVDTVVLDKTGTVTEGRMTLVDVLAPDGSDDEAADEVLRLAGAVEALSEHPIARAIADAAAELAAARRARVPAGVGEDGVVIGSDQVHDFRNEAGHGVAGVVRVAHDGLGLARRVLVGRPRWLAQQGIRTDDLDAPFQAAEADGATAVMAAWDGRARGVLVLRDPVKATSKQAVAELRALGLRPVLLTGDNLGAARVAAHAVGIPDGDVIAEVLPEEKVQTVERLQALGARVAMVGDGVNDAAALATADLGLAMGTGTDVAIEAADLTLVRGDLRSVPEAIRLSRRTLRIIKQNLFWAFAYNVAAIPLAALGLLNPMIAGAAMAFSSVLVVTNSLRLRTFH
- a CDS encoding GNAT family N-acetyltransferase; translated protein: MGGVGGLVRDAGIGDVAAICQFGEAHIRPHYTPLIGAEAADAQVRLWWNEEQIDAAVNGGLVVVGEDEGRVVGVGQRGRSGADQVIYKLYVDPGRLGCGWGPRLVEALIRQMPSDADRVCVEHFAANVRAGAFYEREGFTVERVEPSASGHPALDVVWRARPLGTGRA
- a CDS encoding glyoxalase superfamily protein, coding for MPASRTSPPTPPTTPPRHRSVRSLSRLGQQGATPRTTAGTRPPGRSAASGCRRRARRWGCAAGVRPAASRQGVDEMDFRLELVFVPVSDVDRAKAFYADKVGFVVDQDQKVSDDLRFVQLTPPGSACSISIGVGLSDAAPGSTRGLQVVVDDADSAREFLLAHGVDAPPVEEFPWGRFTGFSDPDGNQWAVQQLPPR
- a CDS encoding ABC transporter permease, with protein sequence MTARAVPEPVALPSEPGALRSWASLAMLHGRYQFLETVRVPIAVIGNLLFPALAMFFFVVPQQAVAQDPVAATAAVSQLGTFAVISACMFSFGAGVAEDRALPFDPFVRTLPAGVGPRMAGRVLNGIVWCFLALVPLVLIAALFTQASLSAGELLGGLGMVPVVAFVFLLLGLAIGYSLSAKSAIAVVQAVLFPLAFAGGLFMPPQIFPAWLEVASRALPTRAARDLVVQVTSGVPAYGLAVPVLAGWAAVFAALAVMAYRRDEGRRFH
- a CDS encoding ABC transporter ATP-binding protein encodes the protein MSAAVIQFDGVTRRFGDVLALDDVTLEVGAGELVGLLGPNGAGKTTLLSLVSGLRRPDSGTVTLCGQDPRDAAARIGLGTTPQETGLPDSLKVREVVDFVGGHYPDPMPRGELLERFGLEGLAARQTGGLSGGQKRRLAVALALVGRPRVVLLDEPTTGLDVEARHILWQALLDYHADGATILLTSHYLEEIEALAQRVVVIGDGRVLADDSLAAVLDLVAVRRVVLSAPGAEAAALAALPGVVGVRHEAERWTLLAADADRVVRELVRADVPFSGLEVRGASLEEAFLALTSAEPTAPDPVADDGLPLFAERSAAERRRSERRRAAAGRDPDRRTADRRQGARRANEENPR
- a CDS encoding transcriptional regulator, with product MTDVELDPVIHAQARLRVVATLAALPAGDRIAFTRLQELLDMTAGNLSTHARKLEEAEYVAVTKTHKGRTPVTYLELTTTGRLAFERYRRSLAQLLGGPS
- a CDS encoding CPBP family intramembrane glutamic endopeptidase yields the protein MRRRVTAEVWIVLGLSLGQSAVYALVNIVARLTADAPLSSQSTTLNPSRSPRPYLDLTYQLLNIGFALLPVALALYLLSANGRSAVRRIGLDLVRPWRDLATGVGLAALIGIPGLGLYVLGRAIGITVEVQASALNAAWWTIPVLILSALQNALLEEVIAVGYLTERLRDLRWGALPIVTASALLRGSYHLYQGIGPFVGNVVMGVVFAEYYRRRRRVMPLVVAHTLLDIVAFVGYALLPVEVREALGIR
- a CDS encoding flippase-like domain-containing protein, coding for MPDTPSGALGVSHTPEAEDEQAQSRPSEQQTEVIDGVEISDTPTVRVHHPGDLVGVVTSALGAVLLMVLATYAQNTTTGVAEDVQGFASVLRSILIVPVAVLEGIVTLVVPVAVLTELAVRRLGRQVLEALGAGIAALLLCSAMEWALTTFGTSDLVDGLSVRVGGDWTLTVPGYVALLAGLLTTAGPRGRRKTIRWSWNLLWVAIGVVVITGQVSLPGVMIALLVGRVAGLGMRYLAGVQSERAYGAGLIAGIRRVGFDPERVIRVPEPEPGEERQRIAADAYTRNAEHRLYSLTTTDGRLLDVLAFDGDRQVVGSLSRLWRSLRLRGIDGRSVVSMRQAAERSALLSYAARSAGVRTPQLLRIAEAQDSMLLIQEHLPSAAPLADLKPDEITDEVLEAIWSQLRAAHAAGLAHRALTSDSILVDSLLGQPVVWLVGWETGDVASSELARRMDVTQVIALLALRVGASRAVQSAVAVLPDAEIAAVGPLLQTIALPRQTREEMRQHKDVMAELRSALVKRLPEADVEPTQLVRFGARTLLTIVLTVVAAVIVLTTVNVKEISDAVAQSDWRWSIVAFGLGLFTHFAAALVFVAFSPVRLSIWKATLTQTSAAFVAVAAPAGIGPAALNLRMLTKRGVSTTLAAATVALVQVSQFVVTIVLLLVLSVASGTNQAERFKVPPLAPVIGAVIVVLVAALLLVPSIRQWAMSKVVPTLQQTWPRLIEVVGQPRRLALAFAGNVGMTLGYVFAFEACLAAFGEQLTLIQVALIYLAGNTAGAVVPVPGGIGTIEVSMIALLAGSGVNAGVATSVVLLFRALTYWLRIPIGWVAMRYMQRKGEL
- a CDS encoding SHOCT domain-containing protein is translated as MEWDSVWDFLWIAIWAFLFVVYLMILFQILADIFRDRGLSGWWKALWIIGLVVFPFLTALLYIIFRGTGMAHRQAEAAQHVQAETDQYIRQVAGRSPAQEIQHAKELYDAGVIDDAEFTQLKAKALA
- a CDS encoding Pr6Pr family membrane protein, producing the protein MHLIVGVFRLLVAAIGIVGVREIWLGDDLPGLVYFTNQSNLLLVVVMAWAGVGSLRAATRRGAPPATSSRLDGPPAWLKGAATLFILIAGLVYAVILEPGDPQPELILGLTDSDLVHVVTPIAALADFVLVDPHRRLRLRLALAWLAYPLAYCLFTTVRGAVAPELGYPYGFVDVAVHGYAGLLVNVALYGVGFWVLGAIIIGLDRVLPTRSLLAPPRLASIPESAPPPGSAQDDPLRGDVRGTRA